The sequence below is a genomic window from Flavobacterium sediminilitoris.
GTGTTGATATTATGCAACCAAAGGGAAACATGATAGTAGATATAGGTGGTGGAACAACTGAAATTGCTGTTATAGCACTTGGTGGAATTGTATGTGATAAATCAGTAAAAATTGCAGGAGATGTTTTCACCAATGATATTATTTATTATATGAGAACACAGCACAATTTATTTGTAGGAGAAACTACTGCTGAGAAAATAAAAATTCAAATAGGAGCTGCTACTGAGGATTTAGATAGTCCTCCAGAAGAAATGTCTGTTCAAGGACGTGATTTATTAACAGGAAAACCTAAACAGGTTGATGTTTCATATAGAGAAATAGCCAAAGCACTTGATAAGTCTATTCAGAGAATTGAAGATGCTGTAATGGAAACATTATCTCAAACACCTCCAGAACTAGCAGCCGACATCTACAATACTGGTATTTATTTAGCTGGTGGTGGCTCAATGTTAAGAGGATTAGATAAACGAATATCCATAAAAACAGACTTACCAGTTTATATTGCAGAAGATCCATTAAGGGCAGTTGTAAGAGGAACAGGAATAGCATTAAAAAACCTAAACAAGTACAAAAGTATTCTTATAAAATAAAAATAATCCATGCAGCAAATAGTATATCTTTTTATAAAAAACAGCCATCGATTGCTGTTTTTGCTGCTTTTAGGTATTTCTTTTGCCTTAATAATAAAATCTCACTCATATCATAGAAGTGAATATATTAATAGCGCAAACAGCATTACTGGCGGTATTTACAATGAAATTAATGCTGCTAAAGAATATTTAAGCTTAAAAGAGAAGAACACCATACTAGCAGAAGAAAATGCTCGTTTAAAAGAAATTCTTTTTAATAAAAAAGACACACTATTAGATTTAAAAACTATTGCTCATGAAGGTGTTGATTTTTATTCTGTAACGAAAGCCAAAGTAATTAAAAACTCTTATAATGTTAGAGAAAATTACCTTACTCTTAATGCTGGTAAAAAAGATAGTATTAAAAACAATATGGGTGTTATAAATGAAAGAGGAGTTGTAGGTCTTATTGAAAAAACATCTAATAAATATGCAACGGTAATTAGTATCCTAAATACAAAACTAAAAATCAATGCAAAAATTAAAAACTCCGATCATTTTGGAACACTAACTTGGGATGGTAAAAATACTGGATATGTTCAATTAGTGGATGTCCCTAGATTAGCTTCTATCAAGAAAGGAGATTCTATTGTAACAGGTGCAGAATCTGATATTTTTCCAGAAAACATACCTATTGGAAAAATTGACAAAGTTTTTATAGATACTAAGACTAACTATTACACTATTAATGTTAGAATTTTTAATGATATGACAGCATTAGGTTACGTATATGTAATTGAAAATAAAAACAGACTAGAAAAAGAAAAACTAGAAAAAGAAACAATATCCAAATAAATTGAATAATACTATTTTAAACATAATTCGTTTTGTGATTTTATTATCCTTACAAGTCCTTATTTTTAATAATATTGACTTATTAGGCTATATTAATCCTTATCCATATGTATTATTCATTTTGCTATATCCTGTTAACGGAAATAAGAATATTCTTTTAATTAGCAGTTTCATGTTAGGACTTCTTCTTGATATGTTTTGTAATTCAGGAGGTATACATGCAATGGCATCATTAATTTTAGCATTTGTTAGGCCTAGTTTGTTTCGTTTTTCATTTGGATTAAGTTATGAGTATCAAACTGTAAAAATTGCCGATAAAATTTCTACGGAAAGAATTACCTTTATCTTGTTCTCAATTTTTATTCATCACTTCGTTTTATTCACATTTGAATTGTTTAGAATTAATTTATTTTTCGATATAATATCTAGAACTTTACTAACTACTCTATTAACATTTGCATTCTGTTTACTAATTATTTATTTAATAAAACCAAGTAAGCGATGAGAAAGATTATACTTCCTTTAATCATTATAATTACTGCAATTATATTAATTGCACGTATTTTCTATTTACAAGTAATTAACGACTCTTTAAAGCTTCAATCTGAAAACAATGCCATAAAAAAAGTTTTTGATTTTCCAGAAAGAGGGTATATCTATGATCGAAACGGTAAACTTTTAGTAGCAAACCAACCTTCGTATGATATTATGGTTGTTCCTAGAGAAATGAAAAACATTGATACATTAGACTTATGTAATTTATTAAATATTACCAAAGAAGACTTTATTAAAAAAATTAAAAAGGCTATTGTATATAGCCCAAGACTTCCTTCTGTATTTCTATCACAGTTAAACAAAAAAGAATACGCTGCTTTTCAAGAAAAAGAACGAAAATTTGAAGGTTTTTATACCCAAAAACGAGCTTTAAGAGATTATCAAGTTAAAGAAGGTGCTAATATTTTTGGTTTTATTACTCAAGTAAATGAAGGAATTATAGCCAAGAATCCATATTATAACAGTGGAGACTTGATAGGTAGACAAGGAGTAGAACAAGAATATGAAGAGATTCTTAGAGGTGTAAAAGGTATAAAATACTTACTTAGAGACAAACACAATAAAATCATTGGTCCATATAAAAACGGAAAGTTCGATACTATCTCACAACAAGGAAAAGATTTAACTTTAACTATTGACAGTGAACTTCAAAAGTATGGCACCGATTTAATGATTAACAAGCGTGGTGGTATTGTTGCTATTGAACCTAAAACAGGCGAAATTTTAGCTTTAGTTTCCGCACCTACTTATGACCCAGCTTTACTTGTAGGAAGACAACGTTCTAAAAACTATACTGAATTATATCATGATTCTATTGCAAAACCATTATATGACAGAGGCTTACAAGCCCAATATCCTCCAGGCTCTCCTTTTAAAATTATTACTGGATTAATAGGCTTACAAGAGGAAGTTATAGATGAAGAAACTGGATTTGTTTGCCATCGCGGATTTAGTTATGGAAGAGGAGCATTCATGAAATGTCACGATGCTGGAATTTCCAAACTCAACAATGGTATATACCAGTCTTGTAACACTTATTTTGCAAATGTTTTCAAAAGAAGTATTGACAAATACCCTAACCCTAGTATGAGCATAGATAAATGGGCTGAACATGTGAAAAGTTTTGGATTAGGAGAGTTTCTTGGAACTGATTTACCTATTGGAGCCAAAGGATTAATTCCAACATCTAAAACATACCAAAGAGCTTATCCAAATGGAGGGTGGAGAAGCACAACCATTATTTCAAATTCAATAGGACAAGGAGAAATATTAACAACCCCATTACAACTTGCAAACATGATGGCAGTTGTTGCCAACAAAGGATA
It includes:
- the mreC gene encoding rod shape-determining protein MreC codes for the protein MQQIVYLFIKNSHRLLFLLLLGISFALIIKSHSYHRSEYINSANSITGGIYNEINAAKEYLSLKEKNTILAEENARLKEILFNKKDTLLDLKTIAHEGVDFYSVTKAKVIKNSYNVRENYLTLNAGKKDSIKNNMGVINERGVVGLIEKTSNKYATVISILNTKLKINAKIKNSDHFGTLTWDGKNTGYVQLVDVPRLASIKKGDSIVTGAESDIFPENIPIGKIDKVFIDTKTNYYTINVRIFNDMTALGYVYVIENKNRLEKEKLEKETISK
- a CDS encoding rod shape-determining protein, translating into MGFFDFMTEDIAIDLGTANTLIIHNDKVVIDSPSIVARDRITGKIIAVGKEANMMQGKTHENIKTIRPLKDGVIADFDASEKMISMLIKSIPALKKKLFTPALRMVICIPSGITEVEMRAVKESAERVNGKEVYLIHEPMAAAIGIGVDIMQPKGNMIVDIGGGTTEIAVIALGGIVCDKSVKIAGDVFTNDIIYYMRTQHNLFVGETTAEKIKIQIGAATEDLDSPPEEMSVQGRDLLTGKPKQVDVSYREIAKALDKSIQRIEDAVMETLSQTPPELAADIYNTGIYLAGGGSMLRGLDKRISIKTDLPVYIAEDPLRAVVRGTGIALKNLNKYKSILIK
- the mrdA gene encoding penicillin-binding protein 2, coding for MRKIILPLIIIITAIILIARIFYLQVINDSLKLQSENNAIKKVFDFPERGYIYDRNGKLLVANQPSYDIMVVPREMKNIDTLDLCNLLNITKEDFIKKIKKAIVYSPRLPSVFLSQLNKKEYAAFQEKERKFEGFYTQKRALRDYQVKEGANIFGFITQVNEGIIAKNPYYNSGDLIGRQGVEQEYEEILRGVKGIKYLLRDKHNKIIGPYKNGKFDTISQQGKDLTLTIDSELQKYGTDLMINKRGGIVAIEPKTGEILALVSAPTYDPALLVGRQRSKNYTELYHDSIAKPLYDRGLQAQYPPGSPFKIITGLIGLQEEVIDEETGFVCHRGFSYGRGAFMKCHDAGISKLNNGIYQSCNTYFANVFKRSIDKYPNPSMSIDKWAEHVKSFGLGEFLGTDLPIGAKGLIPTSKTYQRAYPNGGWRSTTIISNSIGQGEILTTPLQLANMMAVVANKGYYYTPHIVKNIKGSELDKKYTTKHESTIDPKYFEPMIEGLANVYNSPGGTARTLKVKDMEICGKTGTAENKIRVAGKTYQLKDHSIFVAFAPKENPTIAIAVFVENGYWGTRWAGPIATLMVEKYINKKITRKDLETRMLNGSLQDEYKKIENIIRQRFPEPSKVEDSTTKTIARKEEVVN